Proteins encoded in a region of the Roseateles sp. SL47 genome:
- a CDS encoding response regulator → MRVLLIDDHPLILAALQTVIQGLGEDVQVLGADSAAQARDTLKARQDFDLVLLDLNLGDASGFDVLEEFRAQYPSLPVVVISASDRASDVIRAIDQGAMGFIPKRTSNEVLAQALKLVMSGGIYVPPMSLGSEAPEPVEVAPHVAGPVTMADKLQQVHALASQAGYQTTTGLEGLQLTPRQTDVLALLLQGKPNKIIARELGVSVETIKDHVAAVLKALGVSSRTQAVLAVGQMVQRQPNAAFTTFR, encoded by the coding sequence GTGAGGGTTCTGCTGATCGACGACCATCCCTTGATCCTGGCCGCGCTGCAGACCGTCATCCAAGGCCTGGGCGAAGACGTGCAGGTACTGGGGGCGGACAGCGCCGCTCAGGCCCGCGACACGCTCAAGGCCCGGCAGGATTTCGATCTGGTGCTGCTGGATCTGAACCTGGGCGATGCCAGTGGTTTTGATGTCCTGGAAGAGTTCCGGGCGCAGTACCCGTCGCTGCCTGTGGTGGTCATCTCGGCGTCGGACCGTGCCAGTGATGTGATCCGTGCGATTGACCAGGGGGCGATGGGTTTCATTCCCAAGCGCACCAGCAATGAAGTGCTGGCCCAGGCGCTGAAGCTGGTGATGTCCGGCGGCATCTATGTGCCTCCCATGTCCTTGGGCAGCGAAGCGCCGGAACCGGTGGAAGTGGCCCCGCATGTGGCGGGCCCGGTGACCATGGCGGACAAGCTGCAGCAGGTGCATGCCTTGGCCTCCCAGGCCGGTTACCAGACCACCACGGGCCTGGAGGGGTTGCAACTCACGCCACGCCAGACCGATGTGCTGGCGCTGCTGCTGCAGGGCAAACCCAACAAGATCATTGCGCGAGAGCTGGGCGTGTCGGTGGAAACCATTAAGGACCATGTGGCAGCGGTCTTGAAGGCTTTGGGTGTCAGTTCCCGGACGCAAGCGGTTCTGGCCGTCGGTCAGATGGTGCAACGCCAGCCGAATGCGGCGTTCACGACTTTCCGCTGA
- a CDS encoding MaoC family dehydratase, whose translation MRMFDTLDQLPPLVGQEIGLSDWVEVDQARINAFAEATEDRQWIHTDPERAAQGPFGGPVAHGFLTLSLLPRFFETGFCVRETRMGLNYGLDRVRFPAPVPVGSRLRGRFVLKRADPVDGGLQLLVEVTVETERGGKPVCVAESITRQYR comes from the coding sequence ATGCGCATGTTTGACACCTTGGACCAGCTTCCCCCGCTGGTGGGCCAGGAGATTGGCCTGTCCGACTGGGTGGAGGTGGACCAGGCCAGGATCAACGCCTTTGCCGAGGCCACCGAAGACCGGCAGTGGATCCATACGGACCCGGAGCGGGCGGCGCAGGGGCCCTTTGGCGGACCGGTGGCGCATGGCTTTCTCACGCTCAGCCTGCTCCCGCGTTTCTTTGAGACGGGCTTTTGTGTGCGGGAAACGCGCATGGGCCTGAACTACGGCCTGGACCGGGTGCGTTTTCCGGCGCCTGTGCCGGTGGGCAGCCGCTTGCGGGGGCGATTTGTGCTCAAGCGCGCCGACCCGGTGGACGGCGGTTTGCAATTGCTGGTGGAGGTCACGGTGGAGACCGAACGCGGCGGTAAGCCGGTGTGTGTGGCGGAATCGATCACCCGCCAGTACCGCTGA
- a CDS encoding ParA family protein: MPVILVANPKGGVGKSTLASNIAGYLSHRGHTVMLGDIDRQQSSARWLAQRPASVPLVQGWALQSTDALRTPKGVTHAVLDTPAGLHGKKLAQALKVADRVVVPLQPSLFDIQATYDFVQELQDARQDRGTNGHRLLVGLVAMRVREGTLSQQQLQQFIAQLGLPLLAQLRDTQNYVQLAARGLTLWDIAPGRVARDLEQWHELCAWLEPPPLN; this comes from the coding sequence ATGCCGGTGATTCTGGTCGCCAACCCCAAAGGGGGCGTTGGCAAGAGCACGCTCGCGAGCAACATCGCGGGCTACCTGTCCCATCGCGGCCACACCGTGATGCTGGGCGATATCGACCGTCAGCAATCCTCCGCCCGCTGGCTGGCCCAGCGACCGGCCAGCGTTCCGCTGGTGCAGGGGTGGGCGCTGCAATCCACAGACGCTTTGCGCACACCCAAGGGAGTGACCCATGCGGTGCTGGACACGCCGGCGGGCCTGCACGGCAAGAAGCTGGCGCAGGCGCTGAAAGTGGCGGACCGCGTGGTGGTCCCGCTGCAGCCGAGCCTGTTTGACATCCAGGCGACATACGATTTTGTGCAGGAGCTGCAAGATGCCCGCCAGGATCGTGGGACCAACGGCCATCGGTTGTTGGTGGGGCTGGTGGCGATGCGGGTGCGTGAGGGCACTCTCTCGCAGCAGCAGTTGCAGCAGTTCATTGCCCAGTTGGGTCTGCCCTTGCTGGCGCAACTGCGTGACACGCAGAACTATGTGCAACTGGCGGCGCGCGGGCTCACCTTGTGGGACATCGCCCCGGGCCGCGTGGCCCGCGATCTGGAGCAATGGCACGAGCTGTGCGCCTGGCTGGAGCCGCCTCCCCTCAACTGA
- a CDS encoding NAD(P)H-dependent oxidoreductase yields the protein MSSPQHPPGANPERDTQKPTPPLADPAAPVLILAAHPDLAHSRVTRALLSAVHAMPTVRVRDLYSLYPDYSIDTHAEQEALREARLLVWLHPMHWYGMPALMKLWVDEVLSVGFAYGNSGHALHGKDLWLVTSTGGSAHAYSPEGYNHHPVEDFLLPYAQTAALCGMRFVPPLLLHSAQKASAEDIQAHARRFVDGLTALPDSSHLQPAPAQEDVPNEDRPAHQEGVPV from the coding sequence ATGTCTTCGCCGCAACACCCCCCTGGTGCCAACCCTGAGAGGGACACCCAGAAGCCGACACCGCCCCTGGCGGATCCGGCTGCACCCGTCCTGATCCTGGCCGCCCATCCCGATCTGGCCCATTCCCGGGTTACACGGGCGCTGCTGTCCGCCGTGCACGCCATGCCCACCGTGCGGGTCCGGGACCTGTATTCGCTGTATCCGGACTATTCCATCGACACCCATGCCGAACAGGAAGCGCTGCGGGAGGCCAGGCTGCTGGTGTGGCTGCATCCGATGCATTGGTACGGCATGCCGGCCTTGATGAAGCTGTGGGTGGATGAAGTGCTGAGCGTGGGCTTCGCCTACGGCAACAGCGGCCACGCGCTGCATGGCAAGGACCTGTGGCTGGTGACCTCCACCGGCGGTAGCGCCCATGCCTACAGCCCCGAGGGTTACAACCACCATCCGGTGGAAGACTTCCTGCTGCCCTACGCCCAGACGGCCGCCCTGTGCGGCATGCGCTTTGTGCCGCCGCTGCTGCTGCACAGCGCGCAGAAGGCCAGCGCGGAAGACATTCAGGCCCACGCCCGCCGCTTCGTCGACGGCCTCACGGCCCTGCCGGACTCGAGCCACCTCCAGCCGGCCCCCGCTCAGGAGGACGTCCCCAATGAGGACCGGCCGGCCCATCAGGAAGGAGTGCCGGTCTGA
- the kefC gene encoding glutathione-regulated potassium-efflux system protein KefC, whose protein sequence is MQAHGNWLMTPLVLLAAAVLAVPLARGLKLGAILGYLVAGVLLGPQVLGLISHPATVLEIGEFGVVLMMFLVGLELEPKRLWAMRRPIFGWGSAQMLGCAALLLVPAFWLDADWHTAVIAALGLAMSSTAVALAVLAERNLGSTRAGQSVISVALLQDIAAIPVLALVPLLASQGRPAAGHNSTRLWLALGALVAIVLGGRLLLRPVLRWIARSRTPEIFTAASLLLVLGTAALMQKVGLSMALGAFAAGVLLAESEYRRALEADLEPFKGLLLGMFFIAVGMGLDLTVLWQRPMAVLGMLAALWVCKGLVLATLARLMDLPKLERPVFVILLAQGGEFGFVVFQLAEQATLLDAAQRSVLVAAVALSLALTPALLAWVQRQARKETRSSPHELKEQQDSPVIIAGFGRYGQIIGRVLNANGVSATVLDHDADTVESLRRFGWRVFWGDATRLDLLRIAGADTAHVLVIAVDDINHSIKIAGLAREQFPHLQIVARARNVQHYYALRDLGVEMIERETLDSALMSARSVMEQIGWTPHAARQLAWRFRRHSVEQMEAMRPHRGDLDTLIALSKQGRQQLEERLAQERRALADGQGARPWQEPEQHPQAGKP, encoded by the coding sequence ATGCAAGCACATGGCAATTGGCTGATGACGCCGCTGGTGCTGCTGGCCGCCGCAGTGCTGGCCGTGCCGCTGGCACGTGGCCTGAAACTGGGCGCGATCCTGGGTTATCTCGTGGCCGGCGTGCTGCTGGGCCCGCAGGTGCTGGGGCTGATCAGCCACCCCGCCACCGTGCTGGAGATCGGTGAATTCGGCGTCGTGCTGATGATGTTCCTGGTGGGGCTGGAACTGGAGCCCAAGCGCTTGTGGGCGATGCGTCGGCCGATCTTCGGCTGGGGCTCGGCCCAGATGCTGGGATGCGCTGCACTGCTGCTGGTGCCCGCCTTCTGGCTGGATGCCGATTGGCACACCGCCGTGATCGCCGCGCTGGGCCTGGCCATGTCGTCCACCGCCGTTGCACTGGCCGTGCTGGCAGAGCGCAATCTGGGTAGCACCCGCGCGGGCCAGAGCGTGATCAGCGTGGCCCTGCTGCAGGACATTGCCGCCATCCCGGTGCTGGCGCTCGTGCCGCTGCTGGCCAGCCAGGGCCGCCCCGCCGCCGGCCACAACAGCACGCGCTTGTGGCTGGCGCTGGGTGCGCTGGTGGCCATCGTGCTGGGCGGCCGTCTGCTGTTGCGGCCGGTGTTGCGGTGGATCGCCCGCAGCCGCACACCGGAGATCTTCACCGCCGCGTCGCTGCTGCTGGTGCTCGGTACCGCCGCGCTGATGCAGAAGGTGGGCCTGTCCATGGCGCTGGGCGCCTTCGCGGCCGGCGTGCTGCTGGCCGAAAGCGAGTACCGCCGCGCCCTGGAGGCCGACCTGGAGCCGTTCAAGGGCCTGCTGCTGGGCATGTTCTTCATTGCCGTCGGCATGGGGCTGGACCTGACCGTGCTGTGGCAGCGCCCGATGGCCGTGCTGGGCATGCTGGCCGCGCTGTGGGTCTGCAAGGGCCTGGTGCTGGCCACACTGGCGCGGCTGATGGACTTGCCCAAGCTGGAGCGCCCGGTCTTTGTCATCCTCCTGGCTCAGGGCGGTGAGTTCGGTTTTGTGGTGTTCCAACTGGCCGAGCAGGCCACGCTGCTGGATGCCGCACAGCGCTCGGTGCTGGTGGCGGCGGTCGCATTGTCGCTGGCGCTCACGCCGGCCCTGCTGGCCTGGGTGCAGCGGCAGGCGCGCAAGGAGACCCGCAGTTCGCCGCATGAGCTCAAGGAGCAGCAGGACTCGCCCGTGATCATTGCCGGCTTCGGCCGTTATGGGCAGATCATCGGCCGCGTGCTCAATGCCAACGGGGTCAGCGCGACGGTGCTGGACCACGACGCCGACACGGTGGAGTCACTGCGGCGCTTTGGCTGGCGGGTGTTCTGGGGCGATGCGACCCGGCTGGATTTGCTGCGCATCGCCGGGGCCGACACGGCCCATGTACTGGTGATTGCGGTGGACGACATCAACCACAGCATCAAGATTGCCGGACTGGCCCGTGAGCAGTTCCCGCACCTGCAGATCGTCGCCCGCGCCCGCAATGTGCAGCACTACTACGCCCTGCGCGACCTGGGCGTGGAGATGATTGAACGGGAGACGCTGGACTCCGCCTTGATGAGCGCCCGCAGTGTCATGGAGCAGATCGGCTGGACCCCACACGCCGCCCGCCAACTGGCCTGGCGCTTCCGCCGCCACAGCGTTGAGCAGATGGAAGCGATGCGTCCGCATCGGGGCGATCTGGACACGCTGATTGCCTTGTCCAAGCAAGGCCGGCAGCAGTTGGAGGAGCGCCTGGCCCAGGAGCGCCGTGCATTGGCCGACGGTCAAGGCGCTCGCCCCTGGCAGGAGCCCGAGCAGCACCCCCAGGCCGGCAAACCTTGA
- a CDS encoding DUF1841 family protein, with translation MFAPSQLEVRKFFCETYRKQRESLPLTPMEVIAADWIVEHPEYHDDLVDPAAALAAVYTVEEGRTNPFLHLSMHLTLIEQHKIDQPRGVRQALDLLAARRQSLHEAHHEAMECLGEMIWTSQRSGLPPDGHAYLDCLRRKATR, from the coding sequence ATGTTTGCTCCTTCCCAACTCGAGGTCCGGAAGTTCTTCTGCGAGACCTATCGCAAGCAGCGCGAGAGCCTGCCCCTGACGCCGATGGAGGTCATCGCGGCGGACTGGATCGTTGAACATCCCGAATATCACGACGATCTGGTCGACCCGGCGGCCGCGCTGGCGGCGGTCTATACCGTCGAGGAGGGACGGACCAATCCGTTCCTCCACCTCTCCATGCACCTGACCTTGATCGAGCAGCACAAGATCGACCAGCCGCGTGGTGTGCGGCAGGCGCTGGACCTGCTGGCGGCCCGCCGGCAGTCGCTGCATGAGGCCCACCACGAAGCGATGGAGTGCCTGGGCGAGATGATCTGGACCTCACAGCGCAGCGGACTGCCCCCCGACGGGCATGCGTATCTGGACTGCCTGCGCCGCAAGGCGACACGCTGA
- the flgM gene encoding flagellar biosynthesis anti-sigma factor FlgM, whose translation MKIGNSPELNAYTKVSSTRTGGADAGRATPTTSTGTSNSTSNTAAATDASSSGATRATGVAAQDAASQVALSSTASSLMSSTAGTDDSVDMDKVNRIAAAIRNGEFSINAGVIADKLIANTAELLGKVQSH comes from the coding sequence ATGAAGATCGGTAACAGCCCAGAACTCAATGCCTACACCAAGGTGAGCAGCACGCGCACCGGTGGGGCTGATGCCGGCCGTGCCACCCCGACGACCAGCACCGGCACCAGCAACAGCACCAGCAACACAGCGGCCGCCACCGATGCGTCCAGCAGCGGTGCCACCCGTGCCACCGGCGTGGCTGCGCAGGACGCAGCGTCGCAGGTTGCCTTGTCCAGCACCGCCAGCTCGCTGATGTCGTCGACGGCCGGTACGGACGACAGTGTCGACATGGACAAGGTCAATCGCATTGCCGCTGCCATCCGCAACGGCGAGTTCAGCATCAACGCCGGGGTGATTGCCGACAAGCTCATCGCCAACACGGCCGAGCTGCTGGGCAAGGTGCAGTCTCACTGA
- the flgA gene encoding flagellar basal body P-ring formation chaperone FlgA, whose product MNRLPKRRLPISGWVMTGLLMTGLLMCGMGMAQAVAGSLPEPIIDPTMGAASAQMQGQLEAQTAAQPSLPQRKPAVQGAGSLQTLNRPPLTTSAAVPQAPSPTPGAVPTPRGTPGNGMASATAHALPPPSPLEASLQETLQMLALAGARQVAPTQARVEVELGRLDPRLRLAPCDQIQPYLPPNQRMWGRTRIGIRCLSGPTKWNVSLPLTIRVFAPAYVAMADLPVGTLLTQEHLRLADTDIAGEGGVIFSQPEGWVGRHLAKGLMAGEALRSTDLKLRQWVQPGDRVQVQAAGQGYAVSGEGQAMGVGLEGQEVRIRFDNGRMVTGRTVGERKVEVLL is encoded by the coding sequence ATGAACCGCTTGCCGAAGCGCCGTTTGCCGATCAGCGGGTGGGTGATGACCGGCCTGCTGATGACCGGCCTGCTCATGTGCGGCATGGGCATGGCCCAGGCCGTGGCGGGTTCGCTGCCGGAGCCGATCATTGATCCCACGATGGGTGCGGCCAGCGCACAGATGCAGGGCCAGCTGGAGGCGCAGACCGCAGCGCAGCCGTCACTGCCGCAGCGCAAGCCCGCCGTGCAAGGGGCCGGCTCCCTTCAGACTCTCAACCGCCCACCGCTGACGACCTCGGCGGCCGTGCCTCAGGCGCCCAGCCCAACGCCTGGCGCGGTGCCGACCCCGCGAGGGACGCCCGGCAACGGGATGGCCAGTGCGACGGCCCACGCGCTCCCGCCGCCCAGCCCGCTGGAAGCGAGTTTGCAGGAAACGCTTCAGATGCTGGCCCTGGCCGGCGCCCGCCAGGTGGCACCCACCCAGGCCCGGGTGGAAGTGGAACTGGGGCGGCTGGACCCGCGCCTGCGCCTGGCGCCCTGTGACCAGATCCAACCCTATCTGCCCCCCAACCAGCGGATGTGGGGGCGTACCCGCATCGGCATCCGCTGCCTGTCCGGCCCGACCAAATGGAATGTCAGCCTGCCGCTGACCATCCGGGTGTTTGCACCGGCCTACGTGGCCATGGCCGACCTGCCGGTCGGGACGCTCCTGACTCAAGAACATCTTCGACTGGCCGATACGGACATTGCCGGTGAGGGGGGCGTGATCTTTTCCCAACCTGAAGGCTGGGTCGGGCGCCACCTTGCCAAGGGCTTGATGGCCGGTGAGGCGCTGCGCTCGACCGACTTGAAGCTGCGCCAATGGGTGCAGCCGGGGGACCGGGTGCAGGTCCAGGCCGCCGGGCAGGGGTATGCCGTCTCCGGCGAAGGCCAGGCGATGGGGGTGGGGCTGGAAGGGCAGGAGGTTCGCATCCGCTTTGACAACGGACGGATGGTCACAGGTCGAACTGTGGGCGAACGTAAAGTCGAGGTGCTGCTGTGA
- the flgB gene encoding flagellar basal body rod protein FlgB yields the protein MMNRLTDAMNFQAQALTLRAERQRLLASNIANADTPGYQSRDLDFAKALREATSPAATGSNQTLTERTQSVLQNSLSAMTSMDSNTVDMDRERASFADNTVKYEASLRFINGSVRTIMDAMKSPNAA from the coding sequence ATGATGAACCGATTGACCGACGCGATGAACTTCCAGGCCCAGGCACTGACCCTGCGGGCGGAGCGTCAGCGCCTGCTGGCCAGCAACATCGCCAATGCGGACACCCCAGGCTACCAGTCGCGGGACCTGGACTTTGCCAAGGCGCTGCGTGAAGCCACCTCGCCGGCCGCGACCGGTTCCAACCAGACCCTGACCGAGCGCACCCAGAGCGTGCTGCAGAACTCGCTCAGCGCCATGACCAGCATGGACAGCAACACCGTGGACATGGACCGCGAACGTGCCAGCTTTGCCGACAACACGGTGAAGTACGAGGCCTCCCTGCGATTCATCAACGGCAGTGTCCGCACGATCATGGACGCGATGAAATCGCCCAACGCTGCCTGA
- the flgC gene encoding flagellar basal body rod protein FlgC, with amino-acid sequence MSMFSIFHISGSAVSAQSQRLNAVASNMANADTVAGPDGQAYKAREVVFQSLMNQNGGMTDATDVGVQVVAVKENQAPGRRVHDPSHQLADADGYVTYSNVNTVEEMVNMISASRSYQNNLEVMGTAKSLLLKTLQMGQG; translated from the coding sequence ATGTCGATGTTCAGCATCTTCCACATCTCCGGCAGCGCCGTCAGCGCGCAGAGCCAGCGCCTGAATGCGGTGGCCAGCAACATGGCCAATGCCGACACCGTCGCCGGCCCGGACGGCCAGGCCTACAAGGCCCGCGAGGTGGTGTTCCAGAGCCTGATGAACCAGAACGGCGGCATGACCGACGCCACCGACGTCGGTGTGCAGGTGGTGGCGGTGAAGGAAAACCAGGCGCCCGGCCGCCGGGTACACGACCCCAGCCACCAGCTGGCTGATGCCGATGGCTATGTCACCTACAGCAATGTGAACACGGTGGAGGAGATGGTCAACATGATCTCCGCCTCACGTTCCTACCAGAACAACCTCGAAGTCATGGGCACGGCCAAGTCGCTGCTGCTCAAGACCCTCCAGATGGGCCAGGGCTGA